In Chelmon rostratus isolate fCheRos1 chromosome 4, fCheRos1.pri, whole genome shotgun sequence, a genomic segment contains:
- the clcc1 gene encoding chloride channel CLIC-like protein 1 produces the protein MLLTVLVCWLSVAGLAQQAEDDWIDPYDMLNYDASTKTMRKPAEPANYHNVPTKRREYIRDSSQPEQTPCDREVADLQKQIEEQKKRIMLISQQPTCNPVFKRFLSRLLKEIQRVGLSSDSTDILYDAKIKLSRQAITEIQTLLDGEESWRTGALDNAISQILVDLRPHDYEAWKWRFEDTFGVELDTVLKVGLCVLVMVAIICTELWSTVSWFMQFRRLFAVCFFVSIIWNWFYLYKIAFAEHQNNMAKMYGADEKCSGMKKIDWSDSLREWFRSTWTLQDDPCKRYYEVVLVNPILLVPPTKAISVTITTFITEPLKHFGQGISEFLRALLKDLPITLQIPVLITIVLAIVVFMYGSVQAAFQHGITAPFRRPRRDPAPPQLDPPQRHLQEIENRGHLAGGDAPRQAQRHRANDSRLHRNQVHQRRAYRPREEQVEVETLHTAESLYSEDETDAQLHEAEQNHSSVSGSENQQEAQKEPRGASADSVATNTAQSETKPTESDSPQSDTKTLKENENLPKDELSKDVGALKPQPIERRPSQTDVKGQEASAEDRTSSAALTQDEPARVPVQESSPVLVE, from the exons ATGCTCCTCACCGTCCTGGTATGCTGGCTGTCAGTGGCTGGCCTTGCACAGCAGGCAGAAGACGACTGGATTGACCCTTATGATATGCTCAACTACGATGCAAGCACCAAAACGATGAGGAAGCCTGCGGAG CCAGCAAACTACCACAATGTGCCAACCAAAAGAAGAGAGTACATTCGGGACTCCAGCCAGCCTGAGCAGACGCCTTGTGACCGAGAAGTGGCGGATCTACAGAAACAG AttgaagaacaaaagaagagaaTCATGCTCATCTCGCAGCAGCCTACATGCAATCCAGTGTTCAAGCGTTTCCTTAGCAGACTCCTGAAGGAAATACAAAGAGTTGGTTTG TCCAGTGACTCCACGGACATCCTGTATGATGCCAAAATCAAACTGTCCAGACAGGCCATCACTGAGATTCAGACACTTCTGGATGGTGAagagagctggaggacagggGCTCTGGACAATGCCATCAGTCAGATACTGGTGGATCTCAGACCACATGACTATGAGGCCTGGAAGTGGCGTTTTGAAGACACCTTTGGCGTGGAGCTTGACACAGTATTAAAA GTGGGGCTGTGTGTTCTGGTTATGGTGGCCATCATATGCACTGAGCTGTGGTCAACGGTGTCCTGGTTCATGCAGTTCAGGagactgtttgctgtttgcttctTCGTCAGTATTATCTGGAACTGGTTCTATCTGTACAAG ATTGCCTTTGCTGAGCACCAAAACAACATGGCGAAGATGTACGGCGCAGATGAAAAATGCAGTGGAATGAAGAAAATTGACTGGAGTGATAGTCTTCGAG AGTGGTTCAGAAGCACCTGGACTCTTCAAGATGATCCTTGTAAGCGATACTATGAAGTCGTCCTAGTCAACCCCATTCTGCTGGTACCTCCTACCAAG GCAATCTCGGTTACCATCACAACCTTCATCACAGAGCCGCTGAAGCACTTTGGTCAGGGGATCAGTGAGTTTCTTCGAGCCCTCCTCAAAGATCTACCAATTACCCTGCAGATACCAGTTCTCATCACTATCGTGCTCGCCATTGTG GTATTCATGTATGGAAGTGTACAGGCAGCCTTCCAGCATGGCATCACTGCGCCTTTCCGCCGCCCTCGAAGGGATCCTGCTCCTCCACAACTGGACCCACCGCAACGTCACCTCCAGGAGATCGAGAACCGTGGCCACTTAGCAGGAGGGGACGCACCACGACAGGCACAGAGGCACCGAGCCAATGATAGCAGGTTACACAGGAACCAGGTTCATCAGAGGCGGGCCTACAGACCCAGGGAAGAGCAAGTCGAGGTGGAGACGCTGCACACTGCTGAGTCTCTCTACAGTGAGGATGAGACGGATGCTCAGCTACATGAGGCAGAGCAGAATCACTCTTCTGTGTCAGGTTCAGAAAACCAGCAGGAGGCTCAGAAAGAGCCACGAGGGGCGAGTGCTGACAGTGTTGCTACCAACACAGCCCAATCAGAAACTAAACCCACTGAATCAGATTCGCCTCAATCAGACACTAAAACTctgaaagagaatgaaaacCTTCCTAAAGATGAACTCAGCAAAGACGTTGGAGCGTTGAAACCTCAGCCAATAGAAAGGCGGCCTTCACAAACAGACGTTAAG GGACAGGAAGCCTCAGCAGAAGACAGgacctcctctgctgcactgaCGCAAGATGAACCTGCCAGAGTTCCTGTTCAGGAGTCATCTCCAGTGTTAGTGGAGTAG
- the ftsj3 gene encoding pre-rRNA 2'-O-ribose RNA methyltransferase FTSJ3 yields the protein MGKKLKVGKTRKDKFYHLAKETGYRSRSSFKLIQLNRKFQFLQKARALVDLCAAPGGWLQVASKFMPVSSLIIGVDLVPIKPIPNVVALQEDITTEKCRQALRKELQTWKVDVVLNDGAPNVGANWQHDAFSQAHLTLMALKLACEFLTKGGTFVTKVFRSKDYQPLLWIFQQFFKKVQATKPQASRNESAEIFVICQGFVAPDKIDSKFFDPKHAFKEVEVQAKTVRELIPVKKPKAEGYADGDLTLYHSFTVSTFLKADNPVDFLGKASEITFDNKDLESHSATSAEIKECCRDIKVLGRKELRLLLNWRSKLRRYLAKKLRMEAKQLDQEINLSSGEEEGSSEEEGDKKKEGEEEEEDEEAEMERKLTELKAEEVAELKRKKRKLLKDLRKQRERVELKMDLPGVSIADTNDCSMFSLSTINKQKALADISKGDMQAADTLVEGEDDLHLSEEEDDEADKMSLASDLDDEDLEEVEQREKELERKAPKKKVKFTVEEEEEEDDEGQGSGLLVELEGKDEKKERETNLWFSKGIFSEIDLEGDAASELRQTEWLQNKQTGKGKKRKAEKEEEKEEEEKAAAPEEEKAGPSQEAAEESDSDSDDSSDDEKEITRMKQGKGAGGMLGAADDDDFQVVPVESTSKKARILDAEGLALGCQIATSKKRARDLLDSSFHRFASSEEQWEVPEWFLDDERKHRKKPVPVTKEMVEEYKQKWKEIDARPIKRVAEAKARKKRRMLKKMEQAKKKAEAVVNTVDISEREKMSQLKSIYKKAGLGKEKREVTYVVSKKGAGKKVRRPPGVKGAFKVVDSRMKKDMRGMQRKEQRTKGGKGKGGQSRGGKGGMKSAKGRKGR from the exons ATGGGGAAGAAACTCAAAGTTGGAAAGACCAGAAAAGATAAATTCTACCACTTGGCCAAAGAAACAG GTTATCGGTCTCGTTCCTCCTTCAAACTCATCCAGCTCAACCGTAAATTCCAGTTTCTACAGAAAGCCAGAGCGCTGGTCGACCTGTGTGCGGCTCCCGGTGGATG GTTGCAGGTGGCTTCCAAGTTTATGCCCGTATCAAGTCTCATTATTG GTGTTGACCTGGTGCCCATCAAGCCCATCCCCAATGTGGTGGCCCTGCAAGAAGACATTACCACAGAGAAATGCAGACAG GCTTTACGGAAGGAACTGCAGACTTGGAAGGTTGATGTTGTGCTTAATGATGGAGCCCCGAATGTGGGAGCCAACTGGCAACATGATGCCTTCTCACAAG CTCACTTGACCCTCATGGCCCTGAAGTTGGCCTGTGAGTTTCTGACCAAAGGTGGCACTTTCGTCACCAAGGTCTTCCGCTCCAAAGACTACCAGCCACTGCTTTGGATCTTCCAGCAATTCTTCAAGAAGGTGCAGGCCACCAAGCCACAGGCGTCTAGGAACGAGTCCGCCGAGATCTTTGTCATCTGTCAGG GTTTTGTTGCCCCAGATAAAATCGACAGTAAGTTCTTTGATCCCAAACATGCGTTCaaagaggtggaggtgcaggcCAAGACTGTGAGGGAGCTGATTCCTGTCAAGAAACCAAAG GCGGAGGGATACGCAGATGGTGATCTGACGCTCTACCACAGCTTCACAGTGTCAACCTTTCTGAAAGCTGACAATCCTGTAGACTTCCTGGGCAAAGCCAGTGAG ATCACCTTTGACAACAAGGACCTGGAGTCTCACTCAGCCACCAGTGCCGAGATAAAGGAGTGCTGTCGCGACATCAAAGTCTTGGGCCGCAAAGAGCTCCG cctgctgctgaaCTGGAGATCCAAGCTAAGGAGATATCTGGCCAAAAAACTGAGGATGGAGGCCAAACAGCTTGACCAGGAGATCAA cttAAGTTCTGGTGAAGAAGAGGGTAGttcagaggaagagggggacaagaagaaagaaggggaggaggaagaggaggacgaggaggcggagatggagaggaaactGACAGAACTGAAAGCTGAGGAGGTGGCTGAGCTCAAACG gaagaagaggaagctgctgaaggATCTtaggaaacagagggagagggtggagctgaAGATGGACCTGCCTGGCGTCTCCATCGCAGATACCAACGACTGCTCCATGTTTTCCCTCAGCACCATCAATAAACAAAAG GCACTGGCTGATATATCCAAGGGGGACATGCAGGCAGCCGACACCCTGGTGGAAGGAGAGGACGACCTCCATCtgtctgaggaagaggatgacgAGGCAGATAAAATGTCCCTGGCCTCTGATTTGGACGACGAGGActtggaggaggtggagcagagagagaaagagctggagaggaaagcACCAAAGAAGAA agTGAAGTTCACtgtagaagaggaggaggaggaggacgatgaaGGGCAGGGAAGTGGCTTGCTGGTGGAACTAGAGGGAAAGGATGAGAAGAAGGAACGAGAGACCAACCTGTGGTTCAGCAAA GGCATCTTCTCTGAGATCGACCTGGAGGGAGATGCAGCGAGCGAGCTCCGACAGACCGAGTGGCTtcagaacaaacaaactg GgaaagggaaaaagaggaaagctgaaaaggaagaggagaaggaggaggaggagaaggctgCTGcaccagaggaagaaaaggcgGGACCCtcacaggaagctgcagaggagagtgaCAGCGACTCAGATGACAGCAGCGATGATGAGAA gGAGATTACCAGGATGAAGCAGGGCAAAGGGGCTGGTGGGATGTTAGgagcagctgatgatgatgacttcCAGGTTGTTCCTGTAGAAAGCACCA GTAAGAAAGCCAGGATCCTGGATGCAGAAGGCCTGGCCCTCGGCTGTCAGATCGCTACGTCTAAGAAGAGAGCCAGGGACCTGTTGGACAGCTCCttccacag GTTTGCTAGCTCCGAGGAGCAGTGGGAGGTACCTGAGTGGTTCCTGGATGATGAACGCAAACACCGGAAGAAGCCAGTGCCAGTgaccaaggagatggtggagGAGTACAAACAAAAATGGAAGGAGATCGATGCTCGACCCATTAAACGTGTTGCTGAGGCCAAAgccaggaagaagaggagg ATGCTGAAGAAGATGGAGCAAGCCAAGAAGAAAGCAGAGGCAGTTGTCAACACAGTGGACATCTCCGAGAGGGAGAAGATGTCTCAGCTGAAGAG TATCTACAAGAAAGCAGGCCTggggaaggagaaaagagaagtaACATATGTTGTGAGCAAAAAGGGGGCCGGCAAGAAGGTGAGGCGGCCCCCCGGCGTCAAGGGAGCCTTCAAAGTGGTGGACAGCCGCATGAAGAAAGACATGCGGGGAATGCAGAGGAAAGAACAACGCACTAAAGGCGGCaaaggaaaaggaggacagTCGAGGGGTGGcaaaggagggatgaagagtGCTAAGGGGCGAAAAGGAAGATAA
- the plaat1 gene encoding LOW QUALITY PROTEIN: phospholipase A and acyltransferase 1 (The sequence of the model RefSeq protein was modified relative to this genomic sequence to represent the inferred CDS: deleted 2 bases in 1 codon), protein MDKQQQNSTMASNDPDLPDPCADPQPGDLIEIFRPAYQHWALYLGDGYIINLTPVDESPAAAMSSVKSVFSRKAVVRMQLLKEVVGSDSYRVNNKYDHNHTPLPVCEIIQRAQVLIGQEVSYDLLGSTCEHFVTLLRYGEGVSEQATRAIGAISLVTAAASAFSVLGLINTRSRNRPF, encoded by the exons ATggataaacaacaacaaaactctACT atggcCTCTAATGACCCTGACCTTCCTGACCCCTGTGCTGACCCCCAGCCTGGCGACCTCATTGAGATCTTCAGACCGGCCTATCAGCACTGGGCTCTCTATCTGGGAGATGGTTACATCATCAACTTAACTCCTGTTG atGAGAGCCCGGCAGCCGCCATGTCCAGTGTGAAGTCCGTCTTCAGCCGGAAGGCCGTGGTGCGCatgcagctgctgaaggaggTGGTGGGAAGCGACTCGTACCGCGTCAACAACAAGTACGACCACAACCACACACCCCTGCCCGTCTGTGAGATCATCCAGAGAGCGCAAGTCCTCATTGGCCAGGAGGTGTCCTACGACCTGCTGGGGAGCACT TGCGAGCACTTTGTTACCCTTCTGCGCTACGGGGAGGGGGTGTCCGAGCAG GCTACACGGGCCATTGGGGCCATCAGTTTGGTGACGGCAGCAGCCAGCGCCTTCTCCGTCCTGGGGCTGATCAACACGCGATCCAGAAACAGGCctttctga